The DNA sequence ATTCCATAATTCACCTCGATCTTTGTCATTATATCATAATTAGATGAAAAGATGATATTAGAATTATCACAAGCACACCATTAAGAAAACGTTTTAAGTTGAAAGAATAAAGCTTGAAGGAGAAATTAGGAGTCGTTTCGTGATATAATAGAAGTCAATATTAAAAGAACATGAGGGACACTATGGAGCTGGTTTCTGGAGTAGATCTCCATTTTATAACATCAAAAAAATTTAAAACGAATCGAATAAAAATGAGGTTTTCAGCTCCGATGTCTACGGATACGTGCTGGTTGCAAGTATGCTTGAAACAGCTAATGAAGTATATCCAACTTCGCAGATTTTTCGTGAACGATTAGCAACTCTTTATGGTGCCAACTTTTCAACGGGATTATCACGCAGAGGACTAATACATTACGTGGATTTAAATATCTCTTTTGTTAGCGATGCGTTTTTAAGTCGAAAAAATACACTGACAGGAGAGATACTTGATTTTTTAAAGGATAGCTTGTTAAGACCCTTAGTGAATGGAGGAGCTTTTAATCAGGCTGTTTTTGAAATTGAAAAAAAGAATGTACTCAATGATTTAAAAACTGAAATTGAAGATCATTTTTATCACGCACATCAAGAGCTGAATAAATTATTTTATACAGAAAAGGAAATGCAAACGTCTCGTTTAGCTACGCCAGACTTAGTTGACAAGGAAACACCAGAAAGTAGTTTTGCTATTTTTCAAAAAATGCTTCAAAATGATAAAATTGATATCTTTTTTATGGGTGATTTTAATGAGATTGAAGTCTGTGAATATATGAAAACCTTTGGTTTACAGCCTCGTCAACTTAGTTTACAATTGCATTATCATCAAGAGTTTTCGAATATTTTAAAAGAATCATTGGAGCAAAAAGATGCTCATCAATCTATTGTTGAATTAGGATATCATTTTTCTACTCAATATGGTGATAAGACTCATATCCCTCTTATTGTATTAAACGGACTTTTAGGTGGCTTTGCTCATTCAAAATTATTTGTTAATGTTCGGGAAAAAGAGGGTCTAGCTTATACAATTTCAAGTAGTATTGATATTTTTTCGGGTATGATGCGTATTTATGCTGGAATTGATAGGAAAAATCGAACAAAAACAGTGAGTTTAATTTATCGACAAATTGCAGATTTAAAAAAAGGACATTTTACTGATGAGGCGTTAAATCAGACCAAAAAAATGCTACGAAATGCGATGCTCCTTTCTTTAGATAGGCAAAATACGTTGATAGAACAAGCTTATATGTCATCTGTTTTGCAGAAAACATTTATGCCAATTGCTGTTTGGCTAAATGCTTTAGAAGCAATCAGCCGAGAAGATATCATTGTTGCTGCAACACAACTCAGGCTACAAGCGATTTATTTTATGGAAGGAAAATAATGCAAACTTTAAAAATGGAGAGGAAGGATTATCCAGCAGTTGGTGAAGCAGTCTATCAGACTACTTTACGAAATGGTCTAAAAGTATTTCTTTTACCCAAACGAGATTTCAATGAAACTTATGGGATTATGACAGCAAAGTTTGGCTCAATTGATACTTATTTTATTCCACGTGGTTCTAATCAAGCTGTTCAATATCCTGCAGGAGTTGCACATTTTTTGGAACATAAATTATTTGAGGATGAAAATGGTCAAGATCTTTTACAACAATTTGTTGAATTAGGTGCTGAGAGCAATGCCTTTACAAGTTTTACTAAGACCAGTTATCTTTTTTTGGCGACGGACAATGTTTTAGAAAATGTGAGATTGTTGCAAAGTTTACTAGAAAATGCTTATTTCACAGAAGAATCCGTTCAACGTGAACAGGGAATTATCCAGCAAGAAATTGATATGTACAAAGACAATCCAGATTATTGCCTGTTTTTTCACACTTTAGCAAATCTTTATCCAGACACTCCATTGGCAGAAGATATTGCAGGAAGCGTTGAATCAATTGCAGAAATAACCGTTGAGGATTTGGATGAAAACTTTGAAACCTTTTACCATCCATCTAATATGAGTTTACTGCTGATTGGTAATTTTGACTTAGAAAAGACCATTGCTGTTATTCAGGAACAACACGAATCTTTGAAGGGAATTGATGAAGAAAGTTTGATTAGACGTTTTTCCCTTGCGTTAAATCCTGTTATTTCTACTGGGAGTGTTCGAATGGAAGTGGCAAGTTCTAAACTTGCAATCGGATTACGCGGGAGTCAATCGTTAGCGGGAACCGATTTATTTCGTTATAATACTGCTTTAAAATTGCTATTTGCAATGATGTTTGGTTGGACATCTAAAAGATTTCAAACGCTTTATGAGGCTGGAAAAATAGACAACTCATTATCGTTAGAAGTTGAAGTAGAAAAAGATTTTCACTTTGTGATGTTAACAATGGATACTAGTGAGCCAGTTGCTCTGTCTCACCAATTTCGTTCTGCGATTCGTGATTTTGAAAAAGACCCTGATGTAACAGAAGAGCATCTTGATATTATAAAAAGTGAAATGTTTGGTGATTTTTTACATGGACTGAATTCATTAGAATATATTGCCACTCAATACGAAACCTTTTCAGAAGGGGATAATCTATTTGATTTACCAAAAATATTACAGACAATCAGTTTAGTTGATGTGATTGAGATAGGACATCATTTTATTGATTCTTGTGAAATGATTGATTTCACTATTTTTCCAAAATGATTTCATATTTTGGTGAAATTTGGTAAAATAGTGTTTAATAGAAAGAAGGCTAGTGTGTATGAGAAAGAAAACAATCGGTGAAGTCCTGAGGTTAGCTCGTATTAATCAAGGAATGAGCTTGGAAGATTTACAAAAGAAAACAGATATTCAGTTAGAGCTACTGGAAGCTATGGAAGCTGATGATTTTGATCGTCTTCCCAGTCCTTTCTATGCTCGTTCTTTTCTAAGAAAATATGCTTGGGCTGTTGATTTAGATGAGCGAATTATTCTTGATGCTTATGAAGAAGGAAGCATGATTACTTATGATGAAGTGGATGTTGATGAGGAAGAAAATTTTAGAAGTCGAAGAACAAAAAAACAACGAACTTCTTTTTTACCATTATTTTATCTGACGATCCTTGCATTAGCTATTTTATCTTTTGTTAGTTATTATGTTTGGACATACATTCACCATAACTCATTAACAACTACTCCTTCATCAAGTTATAGTGTTGTAAACAAACAGACAACTACTTCTTCTAGTTCGACTAGTGAGGCAACTTCTAGTTCGACTAGTGAGGCAACTTCTAGTGAATCTTCTAGCAGTTCAAAGACAAATTTGACTGTATCAGGAAATGGTAACAACTTGACAGCAACCTTGACAGGTGCAACAAGCTCTGTCAATTTAAAACTATCAGTTACTGATGCAACTAGTTGGGTAAGTGTTACAGGTACAGACTTAGAAGGTGGTGCAACATTAAGCCCTGAAAATCAAAGTGTGTCAACCACTATTTCATCAGGCACTACATCAACAATCACTCTTGGTGTGGTTCAAGGTGTGACCATTACAATTGATAATCAACAGATTGATACGTCAGGCTTGACAAGTTTGACAGGTACAATTACACTTATAATAAATAATTAAGGAAAAGAAAATGAAAAAAGAAAATATTCCCAATGCTTTAACTCTTTTACGGATTGCTTTAATTCCAATTTTTATTTTAATACTATCCTTGGGTCACTCTGTTGGAATGCACGTCTTTTCAGCGATTATTTTTGCAGTAGCTAGTATTACAGACTATTTGGATGGATATTTGGCTCGTAAATGGAAGGTTGTAACAAATTTTGGGAAATTTGCTGATCCGATGGCAGATAAGTTATTGGTCATGTCAGCTTTTATTATGTTGATTGAAATGAATATGGCACCTGCTTGGGTGGTTGCGGTTATCATTTGTCGAGAGTTAGCTGTGACAGGTTTGCGGCTATTGTTGGTTGAAACTGGAGGAACAGTTTTAGCAGCAGCGATGCCTGGGAAAATAAAAACATTTACGCAGATGTTTTCCATTATTTTTCTGTTATTGCACTGGACACTGCTAGGACAAGTTTTGCTATATATTGCATTGATTTTTACGATTTATTCAGGTTATGATTACTTCAAAGGAAGTGCTTATCTCTTTAAAGACACATTTAGATAATATGAAAAATATCATTGAAGTTCAGCATTTAAAGTATAAATACGATAATCATGTAGATAGTTATATCCTTAAAGATGTGACGTTTCACGTGAAACAAGGAGAGTGGCTGTCTATTGTGGGGCATAATGGCAGTGGCAAGTCTACGACGATTCGTTTAATAGATGGCTTGTTGGAAGCAGAAAGTGGCGAGATTATCATTGATGGAGATAAATTAACTCTTGAAAATGTATGGGAAAAGCGCCGGCATATTGGGATGGTTTTTCAAAATCCAGATAATCAATTTGTAGGGGCGACTGTTGAGGATGATGTTGCCTTTGGTTTGGAAAATCAAGGGATGGATTACCAAACGATGTTTGACAGAGTTCAAGAAGCATTAGACATTGTTGGAATGCAAGATTTTAAAGAACGTGAACCTGCAAGGCTTTCTGGTGGACAAAAGCAGCGCGTGGCTATTGCTGGTGTGGTTGCTTTGCGTCCTGACATCATTATTTTAGATGAAGCAACTAGTATGTTGGACCCAGAAGGGCGTTTAGAGTTGATTCAGACAGTTAAAAAAATTAAAGATCGACATGGTATGACTGTTATTTCTATCACGCATGATTTGGATGAAGTAGCTCTTAGTGACCGAGTTTTGGTGATGAAAGAAGGACAAGTAGAGTCAACTAGTACACCAAGTGAGCTTTTCTCACGAGTGGATTTAGAAGATTTAGGTTTAGATGAACCTTTTACAAATCAAGTAAAAGCAACTTTGCTGGACTCAGGCTTTCAATTGCCAGAGCGCTATTTAACAGAAAAAGAATTGCAGGATTATTTATGGGAATCACTTTAGAAAATGTAAGTTATACTTATCAAGCAGGCACTCCCTTTGAGAGTCCTGCCCTTTTTGAAGTCAATTTAGAAATAAAAGATGGCTCATATACTGCTTTGGTTGGTCATACGGGTAGTGGGAAATCAACTATTTTACAATTGCTGAATGGGCTTCTAGTGCCAACTGAAGGAAGTGTCGCGATTGATGATGTCAAAATTACTTCGACATCTATAAACAAGGATATTAAACAAGTACGTAAAAAGGTAGGTCTAGTTTTTCAGTTTGCTGAAAGTCAGATTTTTGATGAGACCGTTTTAAAAGATGTTGCTTTTGGTCCACAAAATTTTGGAGTATCAAAGGAAGACGCTGAACGTGTAGCACGTGAAAAGTTAACTCTTGTTGGAATTTCAGAAGAATTATTTGAACGTAGCCCATTTGAACTGTCTGGGGGACAAATGCGTCGAGTAGCCATAGCTGGTATTCTAGCCATGGAACCAAATATTCTTGTATTGGATGAGCCAACAGCGGGTTTAGATCCTGCTGGACGAAAAGAATTGATGAGTTTATTTAAACGATTACATGAAACAGGAATGACCATTGTTTTGGTAACGCATTTGATGGATGATGTCGCTAATTTTGCAGATACGGTCTATGTGATGGAAAAAGGAAGGTTAGTCAAAAGCGGAGAACCTCGGCAAGTTTTTCAAGCTGTAGCATTTATGGAAAGTATTCAACTAGGAGTTCCCAAAATTACAAAATTTGCACAAGAATTAAAAAATAGAGGGCTAACTCTTCCGTATTTACCTATCACCATAAAAGAATTTAAGGAGTTACTACATGGATAGTATGATTTTGGGGCGATATGTTTCTGGAAATTCAATCATTCATCGACTAGATCCTCGCAGCAAACTTTTGTCAATGTTTTTCTTTATTTTAATTATCTTTTTAGCAAATAATATTGTAACTAATGGCCTATTGTTCATCTTTGCAATATTACTAGTTGGGCTTTCAAAGATTCCTTTAGTTTTTTTCCTTAAAGGATTAAGATCTATGGTCTTTTTGATTGCTTTTACTACTTTATTCCAACTATTTTTTACATCTGGTGGCTCGTTGTTATTTCAATTTGGCTTTATAAGAATCACAGAGGTAGGTTTAGCTCAGTCAGGCATCATTTTTAGTCGCTTTCTTTTAATTATTATTTTTTCTACTCTCCTAACTTTAACAACCATGCCACTTAGTTTGGCAGACGCAGTTGAATCATTATTGCGGCCTTTAGCAGTATTAAAGGTACCCGTTCATGAAATAGGGTTGATGTTGTCAATGAGTTTACGCTTCGTCCCTACTTTGATGGATGACACAACACGGATTATGAATGCTCAAAGGGCGCGTGGGGTTGATTTTGGTGAAGGAAGTGTTGTTCAAAAGGTAAAATCAATTATTCCTATTTTGATTCCGTTATTTGCTTCTAGTTTTAAGCGTGCAGATGCTTTGGCAACTGCTATGGAAGCGAGAGGTTATCAAGGTGGTGTAGGAAGAAGCCGTTACCGTCAGTTGAGGTGGAAAAAAGAAGACACACTTTCTATTTTTACTATGTTTATCTTAGGTTTGATGTTATTTTTCTTAAAAAGTTAAAAAACTTATATTATTGTTAGCAAAAAAACGCCTTTTAAAGCGTTTTTTGCGTATAAAATCAATATTTCTGTAATCTTTGTAATACAATTATAAGATTAGAGTAATATTTTATGTGTAATATAGTATTATACGAAAAAAGGAGAAATTGATATATACATGAAATCAATGAAATTAACGTTATCAGGACTTCTTACTGCAGTTGCTTTTTTTGCAACAGGAACTATTGCAAGTGCTGAATCTTATACTGTTAAATCAGGCGATACTTTATCAGAAATTGCTAAAGAAAAAAATACATCAGTTGAAAAGTTAGTTGAGCTCAATAAAATTAAAAATCCGGACTTGATTAAAGTTGGACAAATTTTAGAGCTTGATGAAGAGAATCTTTCAGCAGGTTCGACAGAGGCTGCAACAGAAGAAGCTGTAACTTATGAAGATGTGACGTATAATGCACCTGCTGCTTCAACTACTTATTCGCAACCAGCTACAGCAAATCATTCTTCAAATGTTGTTCTTTCTAATGGTAATACAGCAGGAGCGACAGGTGCTTATGCAGCTGCTCGTATGGCAGAATTAACAGGTGTTCCAGCGTCAACTTGGGAACAGATTATTGCTCGTGAGTCAAACGGACAAGTTAATGCTTATAACCCATCAGGAGCTAGTGGTCTTTTTCAAACAATGCCAGGTTGGGGTTCAACAGCTACAGTAGATGATCAAATTCAGGCTGCTTATCGTGCATATAGTGCACAAGGGTTATCAGCTTGGAACTATTAAGCAAAATTTTATGATAAATGAGTAAACAAAAAGACGAACCATTTGTACTGCCCCCAAAAAGTTAGACAAAAAATATTAGTGAAAGGATTTAGTTCTGTACTGCACAGGACTAAGTCCTTTTAGTTTAGTTTTGCTCCGTTTATTGTTGTAATAAACAATATAAGTTGCAATAGCTTTCTCCAGCTCCTCAAGCGATTGATAACTCTTCTCATAACCGTAGAACATCTCCGATTTGAGGATGCCAAAGAAGGACTCCATCATCCCATTGTCTGGACTATTGCCCTTGCGAGACATAGATGGGACAATTCCTTTCGCTTCTAAGAATTGATGATAAGACTGGTGCTGATACTGCCAGCCTTGGTCACTGTGGAGAATGGTTCCCTTGTAGGTTTCAGCAGGAAAAGCCTTGGCTAACATTGTTCTGACCTGGTTCAAGTCAGGTGAACGTGACAAGGTAAAGGCAATGATTTCACTATTATACCCATCTAAAATAGGAGACAGGTAGAGCTTTCCATTGACGTTTGGTAAGGCAAATTCGGTTACATCTGTATAGCACTTCTCATAAGGCTTAGAAGCTTGAAATTGACGCTGAATGAGATTCTCAGCTTTCTTACCAATCTCCCCCTTGTAAGAAGAATACTTCCGTTGACGACGAATTCGAGCTTGTAGTCCCATCACTTGCATCAATCGCTGAACTTTCTTATGATTAACGTGAAAGCCACGATTTTTCAGTTCAAGATGAATCCGACGATAACCATAGTTTCCCTTGTGCTCATCATAAATCAATTGAATTTCAGCTTTTAACTCTTGATTCTTGTCTGGTTTGTCCAGCTGTTTTAGCTGGTAATAGTAAGTTGCACGAGAGAGTTTAGCTATGGCTAGTAGGAAACTTAATCGGAATCCTCCCTTGACCATCTCTCTAATTGTCTCTGCTTTTCGTGCTGTAAGGTTTTGTCCCTTAAGCGTAACTCCCTCAACTTTTTTAGATAGGCATTCTCCGTTCTAAGACGCTCGTTCTCTTCTTGAAGTCGCTCTAGTTCCGTCATTTCTTCCCAAGTTTTCTTTTTCTTACGTCCCATCTTTGGTGGTCTCCCTCTTTGTTTCTCAACAATAGTATAGCCGTTTTTCTTATATTGTGCCAGCCAATTTGGGAGAGTCCCCCTGTTAGGAAGGGCAAAATCGAGAGAGACTGACAATTGAGAACGCCCTTCAAGAAGAACTTGATGAAGGATTTTTTGCTTTAGTTCAGGAGAATAATAAGTCTTCTTACCTCTCTTGACAATGCCTACTCCATGCCTATCAATCAGCCGAATCAGATATTCGATCCCTGACTGATTGAAGTTAAACTGTTTTGATAATGACTTGAGAGTTGCGCCGCTTTTTCGCAAGTAATAGATTTGAACCTTGTCTTCATAACTTAATTTCATAAAAATAACACCCTAAAAGTTAGAGTTTTCTTGTCTAACTTTTGGGGTGCAGTTCAGAAAATGATTCGTCTTTTTCTATAGGTGATTGACTTAGCAAACATAGTTGTTTGTTTTAGAATCTTTGATTGTATATTGTAAATATGGTTTACAATTCATGTAAAGTATTATTTACCAAAGCTGTTAAAATTTTCTGAGGCGAATCTGAGATAAAATCTGCCCCATTGTCAGTTAATTCTTTCTTGTTTCCAAATCCCCACAGAACTCCTAAAGTAGCAATTCCGACTGATTTTCCACCAATTATATCAAATTTTGTATCCCCAACAATGATAGATTGTTCAAGATTAGCATGAGAATTATTTAAAGCACGAGTTATAACATCTGCTTTATGATAAGAATTTGGAAGAGAGCCGAAGATACCATTGAAATGTTTATCAATTTCTAGATATTGTGCCATTTTATGGGCCATTGGTTCATTTTTACTAGTGGTAATATAGACATGGTAATCCGAATGTTCTAATTCTAACAACAGTTCTTTTATACCCTTGTAAAGTTGAGCTTCAAAAACACCGTTATTTTTATAGTATTCTCTAAAGAAAGCAATAGCTTGATTGACATTGGTCTCTGGCACTACAGAAGCGAAACTAACTTCTAAAGGTGGTCCAATGAAAGTATCCAGCTCTTTGCTATCAGGGGCTTTGATATTTAGTGAAGTGAATGCGTATTGGAAAGCATTCTTGATTCCTACAGAACTGTCAACAAGTGTTCCATCTAAGTCGAAAAAAATATATTTAAAATTTTGCATAGTCTAAATTCATGTTTACAGGGATGTAAACTTTTTCCTTTTGTGTAGAAAGTTATTATCCAAAAATTTCTTTGGATAATCTACGACCAGTAGGTGTAGCTGCCAATCCACCTTCAGCAGTCTCACGAAAGGCAGTTGGCATACTTGCTCCAACTTGATACATAGCGTCAACTACTTCGTCAACGGGAATTTTTGATTCAATACCTGCTAAAGCTATATCAGCGGCAATGAAAGCGTAGCTAGCTCCCATAGCATTTCGTTTGACACAGGGAACTTCTACTAGACCTGCAACGGGGTCACAGATTAATCCAAGCATATTCTTAATCACAAAACAAATTGCTTGGCTGGCTTGAAATGGGGTACCACCTGCTGCTAAAACAAGAGCTGCTGCACTCATAGCTGACGCTGATCCAACTTCTGCTTGACAGCCACCTTCAGCTCCTGAAATAGAAGCATTATTAGCGATGACTAGACCGAAAGCTCCAGCTGTTAATAAAAAGTCTAGTTGTTGTTTTTCAGTAAGATTTAATTTTTCGATAGCAGATGTAAGGACAGCGGGTAAACAACCAGCACTTCCTGCTGTTGGTGTTGCACAGACCAACCCCATTTTAGCATTGTATTCATTGACAGCAATAGCATTTTTTGCTGCCGTTAAGACAGTATAGTCCGAAAGAGCTTTTCCTGATTGAATATATTTGTGGAGTTTGGCTGCATCGCCACCTGTTAAACCACTCCGAGATTTACTTTCATCTAATCCCATAACGACAGAAGCTTTCATAACTTCTAGATTTCTAGTCATCAAGCGTAAGACTTCATCTCGTTCACGACCTGTCAGTTCGTATTCAGTAGCAATCATCAGTTCGGCAACACTACCCTGAAAGTCTAAATCTGCTTGCTCCACTAATTCTTTGATTGAATAAAACATAAACTCTCCTATTTAAAGAAATTGACATTATGAAGTTTAGGAATTTTCCTGATTTCCTCAATAGCTCCTTCACAGCTGCGACTGTCAACTTCAATGATCATAATAGCTTTTTCACCTGCTTTTTCTCTTGTGACATTCATCTGTGCGATATTGATGTTATAACGAGAAAGTGCTTCAGTAACATGAGCAATCATTCCAGGAACATCCTGATGGACGATAATAATTGTCGGGGTATTCATGCTGAGCGAAACAGAAAAACCATTTAATTCAGTCACTTGAATATTTCCACCACCAATGGAAATACCAGTAACACTAATCGCTTTTTGCTCATTTTTAATGGTGATTTTAGCTGTATTTGGGTGTGGAGCATTGCTATCTTTTTGAATCGTCCAGACAATTTTAATCCCTCTTTTATGGGCAATTTCTAGGCTATTGGGAATATCAGGGTTATCTGTATCCATTCCGAGAATCCCAGCTACAAGAGCCAAGTCCGTACCATGTCCACGATAAGTTTTCGCAAAAGAATTAAATAGTTGGAATTCAACTTCTGTTGGCTCGTCATCAAAAATTGATGAAACAATTTTTCCAATACGAACAGCACCTGCTGTATGACTACTAGATGGACCAATCATAACAGGACCAATAATATCAAAAACAGATTGAAATTTTAGTGAGTTCATCGTAACTCCTTATAAATTCATTATCTTCATTATATCAAAGTTCAGTATATTTTTCTGCCTTTTTAGCTAATAAAATGAATGTGACGTAAATTCTAAACTTCCTTTGAGGTCACTTTTCTTATAGTAACCTTAAAGCAAATAAATATAGGATGGATTTTAGTCTCTCTTCAATTTGTTTGTAATATTTTTAATGAAAGGAAAAAACAATAGTAATAATTAAGGTATATGATAGTTCTATCACAGAAAAGGAGAATCTAAATGATTTTGAATTTAAAGAATACAAACAAAAAAACTAAAGTAGGTTTAATAAGCTTAGCAGCAACAGCGCTGTTCTTTCTTCCTACACTTGCAAACGCAGATAGTTATACAGTAAAATCTGGAGATACTCTTTCAGCTATTGCTGCATCACATAATACAACAGTTGATAAAATTGCTCAGAAAAATAAGATTAGCAATATTCATCTAATTAGTGTTGGGCAAGTATTGGAGTTAGATGACACAGCTACAAGCCCTACAACTGCGGAGTCAAGTAATTCTGCAACTACCACATCTGGTCTGAGTAATGAAGATGCAGCTGCAAAAGAATGGATTGCGCAAAAAGAATCAAGTGGCAGTTATACAGCCCAAAATGGACAATATTATGGTCGTTACCAATTGAGTTTATCATATTTAAATGGTGACTTGTCAGCAGAGAATCAAGAAAAAGTAGCGGACGATTATGTAGCGGGTCGTTATGGTTCTTGGCCAGCTGCTAAGACTTTCTGGTTAGCAAATGGCTGGTATTGATAAATACAAAAAATTATTGAGGTTGGGACAAAAAGATTTCAATTTTTAAAAATCTTAATTATTAAGCCCTTCAAATCTATAATTAAATGCGAAAAGCGAACAAAGCAGAATTCTGATTACCAGAAAACTAGTTTTGTTCGCTTTTTATATTTGAGGTCGGACTTTTGTCCCAGCCTCTTTTGTGATGAGAGTAAGGCTTTAATATAGTAGTTTACAGCTAAAAGTACTATTTTCAGGTATAGATAGAAGCTACAAAGTCGCTCACTAGATTCGGCCTTTTGATAGGATCTCTATTGTTTCATCCACTGAATTTTTAGTTTACAGCAGTGTAAAGTTATTGCTATCTGGTTATTGAAATTTGTTCTTAAGGTTATTTCGTGTTATAATAAACCTTGCTCTAAGCGACCTTCAATCGTTGAAAGCAAAACACGACCTTCAATCGTGAAATAACGAAAAGATGGGAGAACACGATGAGTAATCATTCTAAAACACGTGTCGTTGTCGGAATGAGTGGCGGTGTGGATTCGTCAGTTACGGCTCTTTTGTTAAAGGAGCAGGGCTATGACGTGATTGGCATTTTCATGAAAAATTGGGACGACACAGACGAAAATGGGGTCTGTACAGCTACTGAGGACTATAAAGACGTAGCAGCTGTGGCCGATCAGATTGGAATTCCTTACTACTCTGTCAACTTTGAAAAAGAGTATTGGGATCGCGTTTTTGAATATTTCTTAGCTGAATATCGAGCTGGTAGAACCCCGAATCCAGATGTCATGTGCAACAAAGAAATTAAGTTTAAAGCTTTTTTGGACTATGCTATGACATTGGGAGCGGACTATGTGGCAACAGGTCACTATGCGCGTGTAAAGCGCGATGAAGACGGAATTGTTCATATGCTGCGAGGAGTGGATAATGGCAAAGATCAGACTTATTTCCTTAGTCAGTTATCACAAGAGCAGCTGCAAAAAACGATGTTTCCGTTGGGACATTTAGAAAAGTCTGAAGTTCGAGCTATTGCAGAGAAAGCAGGATTGGCTACTGCTAAGAAAAAAGATTCAACCGGCATCTGCTTTATTGGTGAGAAAAACTTTAAAGAATTTCTGGGAAATTATTTACCAGCTCAACCTGGTCGCATGATGACAGTTAATGGTCGAGATATGGGTGAGCATGCTGGTTTGATGTATTATACAATTGGTCAGCGTGGTGGCCTTGGCATTGGTGGTCAGCATGGAGGAGATAATGAACCTTGGTTTGTAGTGGGTAAGGATCTTAGTCAAAATATTCTTTATGTTGGTCAAGGTTTTTACCATGACAACTTGATGTCAACGAGTCTTGACGCTAGCCAAGTACATTTTACAAGAGAAATGCCAGCTGAGTTTACTATGGAATGTACAGCTAAGTTTCGTTATCGTC is a window from the Streptococcus anginosus subsp. whileyi MAS624 genome containing:
- the yfmH gene encoding EF-P 5-aminopentanol modification-associated protein YfmH gives rise to the protein MQTLKMERKDYPAVGEAVYQTTLRNGLKVFLLPKRDFNETYGIMTAKFGSIDTYFIPRGSNQAVQYPAGVAHFLEHKLFEDENGQDLLQQFVELGAESNAFTSFTKTSYLFLATDNVLENVRLLQSLLENAYFTEESVQREQGIIQQEIDMYKDNPDYCLFFHTLANLYPDTPLAEDIAGSVESIAEITVEDLDENFETFYHPSNMSLLLIGNFDLEKTIAVIQEQHESLKGIDEESLIRRFSLALNPVISTGSVRMEVASSKLAIGLRGSQSLAGTDLFRYNTALKLLFAMMFGWTSKRFQTLYEAGKIDNSLSLEVEVEKDFHFVMLTMDTSEPVALSHQFRSAIRDFEKDPDVTEEHLDIIKSEMFGDFLHGLNSLEYIATQYETFSEGDNLFDLPKILQTISLVDVIEIGHHFIDSCEMIDFTIFPK
- the rodZ gene encoding cytoskeleton protein RodZ; this translates as MRKKTIGEVLRLARINQGMSLEDLQKKTDIQLELLEAMEADDFDRLPSPFYARSFLRKYAWAVDLDERIILDAYEEGSMITYDEVDVDEEENFRSRRTKKQRTSFLPLFYLTILALAILSFVSYYVWTYIHHNSLTTTPSSSYSVVNKQTTTSSSSTSEATSSSTSEATSSESSSSSKTNLTVSGNGNNLTATLTGATSSVNLKLSVTDATSWVSVTGTDLEGGATLSPENQSVSTTISSGTTSTITLGVVQGVTITIDNQQIDTSGLTSLTGTITLIINN
- the pgsA gene encoding CDP-diacylglycerol--glycerol-3-phosphate 3-phosphatidyltransferase; this translates as MKKENIPNALTLLRIALIPIFILILSLGHSVGMHVFSAIIFAVASITDYLDGYLARKWKVVTNFGKFADPMADKLLVMSAFIMLIEMNMAPAWVVAVIICRELAVTGLRLLLVETGGTVLAAAMPGKIKTFTQMFSIIFLLLHWTLLGQVLLYIALIFTIYSGYDYFKGSAYLFKDTFR
- a CDS encoding energy-coupling factor ABC transporter ATP-binding protein is translated as MKNIIEVQHLKYKYDNHVDSYILKDVTFHVKQGEWLSIVGHNGSGKSTTIRLIDGLLEAESGEIIIDGDKLTLENVWEKRRHIGMVFQNPDNQFVGATVEDDVAFGLENQGMDYQTMFDRVQEALDIVGMQDFKEREPARLSGGQKQRVAIAGVVALRPDIIILDEATSMLDPEGRLELIQTVKKIKDRHGMTVISITHDLDEVALSDRVLVMKEGQVESTSTPSELFSRVDLEDLGLDEPFTNQVKATLLDSGFQLPERYLTEKELQDYLWESL
- a CDS encoding energy-coupling factor transporter ATPase, producing the protein MGITLENVSYTYQAGTPFESPALFEVNLEIKDGSYTALVGHTGSGKSTILQLLNGLLVPTEGSVAIDDVKITSTSINKDIKQVRKKVGLVFQFAESQIFDETVLKDVAFGPQNFGVSKEDAERVAREKLTLVGISEELFERSPFELSGGQMRRVAIAGILAMEPNILVLDEPTAGLDPAGRKELMSLFKRLHETGMTIVLVTHLMDDVANFADTVYVMEKGRLVKSGEPRQVFQAVAFMESIQLGVPKITKFAQELKNRGLTLPYLPITIKEFKELLHG
- a CDS encoding energy-coupling factor transporter transmembrane component T family protein; amino-acid sequence: MDSMILGRYVSGNSIIHRLDPRSKLLSMFFFILIIFLANNIVTNGLLFIFAILLVGLSKIPLVFFLKGLRSMVFLIAFTTLFQLFFTSGGSLLFQFGFIRITEVGLAQSGIIFSRFLLIIIFSTLLTLTTMPLSLADAVESLLRPLAVLKVPVHEIGLMLSMSLRFVPTLMDDTTRIMNAQRARGVDFGEGSVVQKVKSIIPILIPLFASSFKRADALATAMEARGYQGGVGRSRYRQLRWKKEDTLSIFTMFILGLMLFFLKS
- a CDS encoding LysM peptidoglycan-binding domain-containing protein; amino-acid sequence: MKSMKLTLSGLLTAVAFFATGTIASAESYTVKSGDTLSEIAKEKNTSVEKLVELNKIKNPDLIKVGQILELDEENLSAGSTEAATEEAVTYEDVTYNAPAASTTYSQPATANHSSNVVLSNGNTAGATGAYAAARMAELTGVPASTWEQIIARESNGQVNAYNPSGASGLFQTMPGWGSTATVDDQIQAAYRAYSAQGLSAWNY